The following proteins are co-located in the Gordonia polyisoprenivorans genome:
- a CDS encoding S8 family serine peptidase, which yields MTADDEPASTSLTGPWVSVAAPGDNVVSLSSTGSGLVNRQVIKGAQSSFNGTSFAAAVVSGVVALVRAERPTMSAGEVIELIKRTAHTGGRGPDVATGYGLVDPIAAVDPDQPHASNTVLQKQIAGPVPPDRAATRTRDIALVVGGISVFLIAAAWALFTPLRRMRDEKTAYRDIDEH from the coding sequence GTGACCGCCGACGACGAGCCGGCGTCGACCTCACTGACCGGTCCGTGGGTCTCGGTCGCCGCCCCCGGCGATAACGTCGTCTCATTGAGCAGCACCGGCTCCGGGCTGGTCAACCGGCAGGTCATCAAGGGTGCCCAATCATCGTTCAACGGAACGAGCTTCGCCGCCGCAGTGGTGTCCGGGGTGGTCGCCCTCGTCCGCGCCGAGCGCCCCACCATGTCTGCCGGTGAGGTGATCGAACTGATCAAGCGCACCGCCCACACAGGTGGACGGGGGCCCGACGTGGCGACCGGGTACGGTCTGGTCGACCCGATCGCTGCCGTCGACCCCGACCAGCCTCACGCGTCGAACACCGTGCTGCAGAAGCAGATCGCCGGGCCGGTCCCGCCCGACCGGGCCGCCACCCGGACACGCGACATCGCGCTCGTCGTCGGCGGGATCAGTGTCTTCCTCATCGCCGCCGCCTGGGCGTTGTTCACACCGCTGCGGCGCATGCGTGACGAGAAGACCGCCTACCGCGACATTGACGAGCACTGA
- a CDS encoding mechanosensitive ion channel family protein, with the protein MSRPELLAAASPHHVLAATSPQNATEQLIGSIYVWLVTNGLQMVTWVLGGLIVIRLIRWSAAKYAARVDSSFHNSDLIVQTEDTKHRRALVDVVAWVLIVVVIAIVLIRFLVILNVPITGLTGPGAVIGAALGFGAQRVVQDILAGFFVVAEKQYGYGDVVSLMVTGGQNADGTVEDVTLRVTKLRTSEGEVITVPNGQIIKATNLSKDWARAVVDVPVPAKADIGLVNETLDRVGREFYATARWHDLLLDTPSSLGVTDLELDAITVRIVARTLPGKQFEVSRALRVSIVRALAAEGITVAAGHDAQSGAAPPATLADTVSAPGTYGRTDRDGGA; encoded by the coding sequence ATGTCGAGGCCTGAGTTGCTCGCGGCGGCGAGTCCGCATCACGTCCTTGCTGCGACCAGTCCGCAGAACGCGACCGAGCAGCTCATCGGGTCCATCTACGTCTGGCTGGTCACCAACGGGCTGCAGATGGTCACGTGGGTCCTCGGCGGCCTGATCGTCATCCGTCTCATCCGATGGTCGGCGGCCAAGTACGCCGCGCGCGTCGACAGCAGCTTCCACAACAGCGACCTGATCGTCCAGACCGAGGACACCAAACATCGTCGGGCCCTGGTCGATGTGGTCGCGTGGGTGCTGATCGTCGTGGTCATCGCGATCGTGCTGATCCGCTTCCTGGTGATCCTCAACGTGCCCATCACCGGTCTGACCGGCCCGGGTGCGGTGATCGGTGCGGCCCTCGGCTTCGGTGCGCAGCGCGTGGTGCAGGACATCCTGGCCGGGTTCTTCGTGGTCGCCGAGAAACAGTACGGGTACGGCGACGTGGTGAGTCTCATGGTCACCGGTGGCCAGAACGCCGACGGCACCGTCGAGGACGTCACCCTGCGCGTGACCAAACTGCGCACCAGCGAGGGCGAGGTCATCACCGTGCCCAACGGCCAGATCATCAAGGCCACCAACCTGTCCAAGGACTGGGCGCGGGCGGTGGTGGATGTCCCGGTGCCGGCCAAGGCCGACATCGGACTCGTCAACGAAACCCTCGACCGGGTGGGCCGCGAGTTCTACGCGACCGCGCGTTGGCACGACCTGCTCCTCGACACACCGTCGTCACTCGGGGTCACCGACCTCGAACTGGACGCGATCACCGTCCGCATCGTCGCGCGGACGCTGCCCGGCAAACAGTTCGAGGTGAGCCGGGCTCTGCGCGTGTCGATCGTGCGCGCTCTCGCCGCCGAGGGCATCACCGTCGCCGCCGGGCACGACGCCCAGTCCGGTGCCGCCCCGCCGGCGACACTCGCCGACACCGTGAGCGCACCCGGCACCTACGGCCGTACCGACCGGGACGGGGGAGCCTGA
- the smpB gene encoding SsrA-binding protein SmpB, whose protein sequence is MVKEKGRNLIASNRKARHNYTILDTYEAGIALLGTEVKSLREGKASLVDAFATIDDGEVWLRGLHIAEYGSGSWTNHAPRRNRKLLMHRREIDNLVGKIRDGNLTLVPLSMYFSDGRAKVELALARGKQAHDKRQDIARRTAQREVAREIGRRVKGM, encoded by the coding sequence ATGGTCAAGGAGAAGGGGCGCAATCTGATCGCGTCCAATCGCAAAGCGCGACACAATTACACGATCCTCGACACCTACGAGGCCGGCATCGCCCTGCTCGGCACCGAGGTCAAGAGTCTACGGGAGGGCAAGGCTTCCCTGGTCGACGCGTTCGCGACCATCGACGACGGTGAGGTCTGGCTGCGTGGACTGCACATCGCCGAATACGGCAGTGGTTCCTGGACCAATCACGCGCCGCGACGGAATCGCAAGCTGCTGATGCATCGTCGTGAGATCGACAACCTCGTCGGCAAGATCCGCGACGGCAACCTGACCCTGGTGCCGCTGTCGATGTACTTCAGCGACGGGCGGGCCAAGGTCGAACTCGCACTCGCCCGCGGTAAGCAGGCACACGACAAGCGCCAGGACATCGCGCGGCGCACCGCGCAACGCGAGGTCGCCCGCGAGATCGGCCGCCGCGTCAAGGGCATGTGA
- a CDS encoding VOC family protein, producing MPGFPALTHVAITVADLEISRSWYSRLFGAEPVLEEDEESGAFHHAVYALDGGTLFGLHTHTDSTPSEVFSEKRTGLDHVAFAVGQDDLERWCTRLDELGIAHGGIKHAAYGSGISFRDPDNIALEFFAPPA from the coding sequence ATGCCCGGCTTCCCCGCCCTCACCCACGTTGCGATCACCGTCGCCGACCTGGAGATCAGCCGGTCCTGGTACAGCCGCCTGTTCGGCGCCGAGCCCGTCCTCGAGGAGGACGAGGAGTCCGGCGCGTTCCACCACGCCGTGTACGCCCTCGACGGCGGCACGCTGTTCGGTCTGCACACCCACACCGACTCGACGCCGTCGGAGGTGTTCAGCGAGAAGCGCACCGGACTCGACCACGTAGCGTTCGCGGTCGGACAGGACGACCTCGAGCGGTGGTGCACCCGGCTCGACGAGCTCGGCATCGCCCACGGCGGCATCAAGCACGCGGCGTACGGGTCGGGCATCTCCTTCCGCGACCCCGACAACATCGCACTGGAGTTCTTCGCCCCACCGGCGTAG
- the ftsE gene encoding cell division ATP-binding protein FtsE, with protein MITLDNVTMKYKASSRPALSELSLEVEKGEFAFLIGPSGSGKSTFFRLLLKEDKPTSGQVYVGDFHVNTLKGRLVPKLRQSIGCVFQDFRLLQQKSVADNVAFALEVIGKPPSMIRKVVPEVLDYVGLEGKLDRMPYELSGGEMQRVAIARAIANRPLVLLADEPTGNLDPETSEEIVDVLDRVNRRGTTVVMATHDRHIVDAMRRRVLEFDNGRLVRNDEQGVYGIG; from the coding sequence GTGATCACGCTGGACAACGTCACGATGAAGTACAAGGCCTCCTCGCGGCCGGCTCTGTCAGAGCTGTCCCTCGAGGTCGAGAAGGGCGAGTTCGCGTTCCTCATCGGGCCCTCCGGATCGGGGAAGTCGACCTTCTTCCGCTTGTTGCTCAAAGAGGACAAGCCGACCTCCGGCCAGGTCTACGTTGGCGACTTCCACGTCAACACCCTCAAGGGCCGTCTGGTACCCAAACTGCGCCAGTCGATCGGCTGCGTGTTCCAGGATTTCCGGCTGCTGCAACAGAAGTCGGTCGCCGACAACGTCGCCTTCGCCTTGGAAGTGATCGGCAAACCGCCGTCGATGATCCGCAAGGTGGTGCCCGAGGTCCTCGACTACGTGGGTCTGGAGGGCAAGCTGGACCGCATGCCCTACGAGCTGTCGGGCGGTGAGATGCAGCGTGTGGCCATCGCCCGCGCGATCGCCAACCGGCCGCTGGTGCTGCTGGCCGACGAGCCCACCGGAAACCTCGACCCGGAGACCAGCGAGGAGATCGTTGACGTCCTCGATCGGGTGAACCGGCGCGGCACGACGGTGGTGATGGCCACCCATGACCGGCACATCGTCGACGCGATGCGCCGTCGGGTCCTCGAATTCGACAACGGGCGGCTGGTCCGCAACGACGAGCAAGGCGTCTACGGCATCGGCTGA
- the ftsX gene encoding permease-like cell division protein FtsX → MRAQFIFSEVFNGFRRNLTMTVAMIITTAITLGMFGGGLLVIQMADKSQKIFLDRVEMQFFLNEDVSKADANCRNAPCTTLRADLEKQPGVGSVTYVSPEEGYQQAKEMFEETSPEIADQITQDTFSQASFKVRMSDPDRFDDVYNAFSGRQDLGVEGALDQRELVKRIFGVLDGVRNAAFSVAAILAVAAILLIVNTVQIAAFTRRTEVSIMRLVGATRWYTQLPFLLEAMLAAFIGSLLAIGGLFLAKLFFFDRALAGLYGVNIVPRVTIGDVLFVSPWLVIGGIVLAAVTGYVTLRVYVRE, encoded by the coding sequence ATGCGAGCTCAATTCATCTTCAGCGAGGTCTTCAACGGCTTCCGCCGCAACCTGACCATGACGGTCGCGATGATCATCACCACCGCGATCACCCTGGGCATGTTCGGCGGCGGGCTGTTGGTGATCCAGATGGCCGACAAGAGCCAGAAGATCTTCCTCGACCGCGTCGAGATGCAGTTCTTCCTCAACGAGGACGTCTCCAAGGCCGACGCCAACTGCCGCAATGCCCCGTGCACCACGCTGCGCGCCGACCTCGAGAAGCAACCCGGCGTCGGATCGGTCACCTACGTCAGCCCCGAAGAGGGCTATCAGCAGGCGAAGGAAATGTTCGAGGAGACCTCGCCCGAGATCGCCGATCAGATCACCCAGGACACCTTCTCGCAGGCGTCGTTCAAGGTCCGGATGTCGGATCCGGATCGTTTCGACGACGTCTACAACGCCTTCTCGGGCCGCCAGGACCTCGGCGTCGAGGGCGCCCTCGATCAACGTGAACTCGTCAAACGGATCTTCGGGGTGCTCGACGGGGTGCGCAACGCCGCGTTCTCGGTGGCCGCGATCCTCGCGGTGGCCGCGATCCTGCTGATCGTCAACACGGTGCAGATCGCGGCGTTCACCCGGCGGACCGAGGTGTCGATCATGCGATTGGTCGGCGCGACCCGCTGGTACACCCAGCTGCCGTTCCTCCTCGAGGCGATGCTGGCCGCGTTCATCGGGTCGTTGCTCGCGATCGGTGGGTTGTTCCTGGCCAAACTCTTCTTCTTCGACAGAGCCCTGGCCGGTTTGTACGGGGTCAACATCGTGCCCAGGGTGACGATCGGCGACGTGTTGTTCGTCTCGCCGTGGCTCGTCATCGGCGGAATTGTGTTGGCAGCGGTGACCGGATATGTCACGCTGCGTGTCTACGTTCGCGAGTGA
- a CDS encoding CaiB/BaiF CoA transferase family protein: MDDPDSPPTITPDTEPTGPLDGITVLELGTLIAGPHAARLLGDMGAEVIKIEPPDRPDPIRTWGQAEVEGQRFYWTVHARNKRAITLDLRDDRGRELFLRLAQRADIVVENFRPGTLERLGIGPEVLWQHNAGLVVVRVSGYGQTGPDAARAGYASVAEAASGLRHINGYPGQLPPRLSLSLGDTLAGMYAAQGALAALYRRTVTGKGQVVDTSLLESCVAVQESTMADYDMGGIVRGPSGTRLDGIAPSNLYPTADGTHVIIAANQDSVFARLCAAMGQPELAADPRFADHAARGRNQDELDARIGEWSAQHGADKLTEVLSAAGVVVGPVNTIEQVVADPHLQARGMIAEHYDARVGRVVHGPGVVPRFGDTPGRIRNAGPPVPGHDNQAVFTDLLGLTDSEVDELHEQGVI; this comes from the coding sequence ATGGACGACCCCGACTCCCCGCCGACCATCACCCCGGACACGGAACCGACGGGACCACTCGACGGCATCACCGTGCTCGAACTGGGCACCCTGATCGCGGGCCCCCATGCCGCTCGCCTGCTCGGCGACATGGGCGCCGAGGTCATCAAGATCGAGCCACCCGATCGGCCGGACCCGATCCGCACCTGGGGGCAGGCCGAGGTCGAGGGCCAGCGCTTCTACTGGACGGTGCACGCCCGCAACAAGCGGGCGATCACCCTCGATCTGCGCGACGACCGCGGACGCGAATTGTTCCTGCGATTGGCCCAGCGCGCCGACATCGTCGTCGAGAATTTTCGGCCCGGAACACTCGAACGGCTCGGGATCGGGCCCGAGGTGTTGTGGCAGCACAACGCGGGACTGGTCGTGGTGCGGGTGTCGGGGTACGGCCAGACCGGGCCCGACGCGGCGCGCGCGGGATATGCCTCGGTCGCCGAGGCCGCCAGCGGGCTGCGCCACATCAACGGCTACCCCGGGCAACTCCCGCCGAGACTGTCGCTGTCGCTGGGCGACACCCTCGCCGGAATGTACGCCGCGCAGGGCGCACTCGCGGCACTCTACCGCCGGACCGTCACCGGCAAGGGGCAGGTCGTCGACACCTCACTGCTGGAATCATGTGTGGCGGTGCAGGAGTCGACGATGGCCGACTACGATATGGGCGGTATCGTGCGGGGGCCGTCGGGCACCCGTCTCGACGGCATCGCCCCATCGAATCTGTATCCGACCGCCGACGGAACCCACGTGATCATCGCCGCCAACCAGGATTCGGTGTTCGCCCGGCTGTGCGCGGCGATGGGACAGCCCGAACTCGCCGCCGACCCGCGCTTCGCCGACCACGCTGCCCGAGGACGCAATCAGGATGAGCTCGACGCCCGCATCGGAGAGTGGTCGGCGCAGCACGGGGCCGACAAGCTCACCGAGGTGCTCTCGGCGGCGGGAGTCGTGGTCGGGCCGGTGAACACGATCGAACAGGTCGTCGCCGACCCCCATCTGCAGGCGCGCGGGATGATTGCCGAGCATTACGACGCCCGGGTGGGCCGGGTGGTCCACGGCCCCGGTGTGGTGCCCCGCTTCGGCGACACCCCGGGTCGAATCCGCAATGCCGGGCCACCGGTGCCCGGTCACGACAATCAGGCGGTGTTCACCGATCTGTTGGGATTGACGGACTCCGAGGTCGACGAACTCCACGAACAGGGCGTGATCTGA
- a CDS encoding MBL fold metallo-hydrolase produces the protein MQLTHFGHSCLLVELDGAKILFDPGNFSHGFEGITGLDAILITHQHPDHCDPARLPDLIAANPHALRYADPQTARQLNDADSAGEWTPAHPGQQVDIGAVTARMTGGRHAVIHPEIPVIDNVAYVLDSSQGAGRFMHPGDSFYIPFEKVDVLALPSAAPWMKLSESVDYLRAMAPRVAVPIHQAILSDAGTGIHYSRLSEMKDAATEFVVVDQESAAEF, from the coding sequence ATGCAACTCACGCACTTCGGTCATTCGTGCCTGCTGGTCGAACTCGATGGGGCGAAGATCCTGTTCGATCCGGGAAACTTCTCCCACGGTTTCGAGGGCATCACCGGACTCGACGCGATCCTGATCACCCACCAACATCCCGATCACTGTGACCCCGCGCGGCTGCCGGATCTCATCGCGGCCAATCCACACGCCCTCCGATACGCCGATCCGCAAACCGCCCGGCAACTCAACGACGCCGACTCGGCGGGGGAGTGGACCCCGGCGCACCCCGGGCAGCAGGTGGACATCGGCGCGGTCACCGCCCGGATGACCGGCGGTCGGCATGCGGTGATCCATCCGGAGATCCCGGTCATCGACAACGTCGCCTACGTCCTCGACTCGTCGCAGGGCGCCGGGCGGTTCATGCACCCGGGCGACTCGTTCTACATCCCGTTCGAGAAGGTCGACGTCCTCGCCCTGCCTTCGGCGGCGCCGTGGATGAAACTCAGTGAGTCCGTGGATTACCTACGTGCCATGGCGCCACGCGTCGCGGTGCCCATCCATCAGGCCATCCTGTCCGACGCGGGGACCGGCATCCACTACTCACGATTGAGCGAGATGAAGGACGCGGCAACCGAATTCGTCGTAGTCGATCAGGAGTCCGCGGCCGAGTTCTGA
- a CDS encoding glycoside hydrolase family 27 protein — protein sequence MSHRRLRAAVVIVTLVVLALGCTPEGDDTVRIGGDGPAIDGVPATPPMGWNSWNSFGCTITEQIVRAQADALVSSGLAARGYRYVVVDDCWMAPDRNPGGQLVADPVRFPSGMAALADYVHARGLKFGIYAGAREKTCAQFGGTYPGTAGSGGHELTDARAFASWDVDFVKYDWCFGDSAHDDQVASFTAMRDAIRSTGRPMVYSINPNSGIAGSVPGAQFDWGGVATMTRATNDISPVWTTRPAGADATPTSGYQGVRDIIDAVAPIGARVADGSFVDMDMLVVGVGNALTPAMERTQMSMWAMMAAPLMAGNDLTAMSTRTRDILANEAIIGIDQDDRVRAGAMVGDNPEIWSRALGSKGLVVSMTNRADHPRTLTVSLSSLGLTGDSSVSGVDAWTGRRYQAEGGELSVPVGVDDTAVLSIQ from the coding sequence ATGTCGCACCGGCGGCTGCGCGCAGCGGTCGTGATCGTGACCCTGGTTGTGCTGGCGCTCGGGTGCACGCCCGAGGGAGACGACACCGTGCGCATCGGCGGTGACGGGCCGGCGATCGACGGAGTGCCGGCGACCCCGCCGATGGGCTGGAACAGTTGGAACAGCTTCGGCTGCACCATCACCGAGCAGATCGTGCGCGCGCAGGCCGACGCACTGGTGTCCTCGGGCCTGGCAGCCAGGGGATATCGCTACGTCGTCGTCGACGACTGTTGGATGGCGCCCGATCGCAACCCCGGCGGGCAACTCGTCGCCGACCCCGTGCGCTTTCCATCCGGGATGGCCGCGCTCGCCGACTACGTGCACGCCCGCGGGTTGAAGTTCGGGATCTACGCCGGCGCACGCGAGAAGACGTGCGCGCAGTTCGGCGGAACCTATCCGGGTACCGCCGGCAGTGGGGGTCACGAGCTCACCGACGCGCGCGCCTTCGCCTCGTGGGACGTCGATTTCGTCAAATACGATTGGTGCTTCGGTGACTCGGCGCACGACGACCAGGTCGCCTCGTTCACCGCGATGCGTGACGCGATCCGATCCACCGGACGCCCCATGGTGTACAGCATCAACCCCAACAGCGGAATCGCCGGATCGGTGCCCGGAGCCCAATTCGATTGGGGCGGTGTGGCAACCATGACGCGTGCCACCAACGACATCTCGCCGGTGTGGACCACTCGGCCGGCCGGTGCCGATGCGACACCGACATCGGGGTACCAGGGGGTCCGCGACATCATCGACGCCGTGGCCCCGATCGGCGCACGGGTTGCCGACGGCAGCTTCGTCGACATGGACATGCTCGTCGTCGGTGTCGGCAACGCGTTGACCCCGGCGATGGAGCGCACCCAGATGTCGATGTGGGCGATGATGGCCGCCCCGCTGATGGCCGGCAACGACCTCACCGCGATGAGCACCCGCACCCGCGACATCCTCGCCAACGAGGCCATCATCGGCATTGATCAGGACGACCGCGTGCGCGCCGGCGCCATGGTCGGCGACAACCCGGAGATCTGGAGCCGCGCTCTGGGTTCCAAGGGCCTCGTGGTCTCGATGACCAACCGTGCCGACCATCCCCGCACATTGACGGTGAGCTTGTCGAGCCTCGGGCTGACCGGCGACTCGTCGGTGTCGGGGGTCGACGCATGGACCGGGCGCCGGTATCAGGCGGAGGGCGGCGAGTTGTCGGTGCCCGTGGGCGTCGACGACACCGCCGTGCTGTCGATCCAGTGA
- the prfB gene encoding peptide chain release factor 2 — protein sequence MHPDVTADLESLDTTLTTVEKVLDVDELRRRIEELEMQASDPELWNDQEHAQKVTSELSHAQSELRRVTELRQRLEDMPVLYELAESEEGEERTSALADADAERASLRTDIAAMEVKTMLAGEYDARDALVNIRSGAGGVDAADWAQMLMRMYVRWAEQHGYGVEVYDTSYAEEAGLKSATFAVKAPYMYGTLSVEQGTHRLVRISPFDNQGRRQTSFAEVEVLPVVETTDHIDIDENELKVDVYRSSGPGGQSVNTTDSAVRLTHLPTGIVVTCQNEKSQLQNKASAMRVLQAKLLERKRQEERAELDALKGDGGSSWGNQMRSYVLHPYQMVKDLRTNVESNNPTAILDGDIDQFIEAGIRWRMADVEA from the coding sequence GTGCATCCCGACGTGACCGCAGATCTCGAATCCCTCGACACCACCCTCACCACCGTGGAGAAGGTGCTCGACGTCGACGAACTGCGCCGTCGGATCGAAGAGCTCGAGATGCAGGCTTCCGACCCCGAATTGTGGAACGACCAGGAGCACGCGCAGAAGGTGACCAGCGAGCTCTCCCACGCCCAGTCGGAGTTGCGACGGGTCACCGAATTGCGTCAACGGCTCGAGGACATGCCGGTGCTGTACGAGCTCGCCGAGTCCGAGGAGGGTGAGGAACGCACGAGCGCGCTGGCCGACGCCGACGCCGAACGGGCCTCGCTACGGACCGACATCGCCGCGATGGAGGTCAAGACCATGCTCGCCGGCGAGTACGACGCGCGTGACGCACTGGTCAACATCCGATCCGGTGCCGGTGGCGTCGACGCCGCGGATTGGGCCCAGATGCTGATGCGGATGTATGTGCGGTGGGCCGAGCAGCACGGCTACGGCGTCGAGGTCTATGACACGTCCTACGCCGAGGAAGCGGGCCTGAAGTCGGCGACCTTCGCCGTCAAGGCCCCCTACATGTACGGCACCCTCTCGGTCGAGCAGGGCACCCATCGTCTCGTCCGGATCAGCCCGTTCGACAACCAGGGCCGCAGGCAGACCTCCTTCGCCGAGGTCGAGGTGCTGCCCGTGGTGGAGACCACCGACCACATCGACATCGACGAGAACGAACTGAAGGTCGACGTCTACCGCTCCTCGGGCCCCGGCGGCCAGTCGGTCAACACCACCGACTCCGCGGTGCGTCTGACGCACCTGCCCACTGGCATCGTCGTCACCTGCCAGAACGAGAAGAGTCAGCTGCAGAACAAGGCGTCGGCGATGCGGGTGCTGCAGGCCAAACTCCTCGAACGCAAGCGTCAGGAGGAGCGCGCCGAACTCGATGCGCTCAAGGGCGACGGCGGATCGAGCTGGGGCAACCAGATGCGCTCCTACGTCCTGCACCCGTATCAGATGGTGAAGGACCTGCGGACCAACGTCGAGAGCAACAACCCGACCGCCATCCTCGACGGCGACATCGACCAGTTCATTGAGGCGGGCATCCGCTGGCGAATGGCCGATGTCGAGGCCTGA
- a CDS encoding hydroxymethylglutaryl-CoA lyase produces MNVTLRDVAMRDGLQIEEPISLDAKVELLQAICDTGVTEVEVTAFVSPSKVPALADAANLCTHLGEFPDVRFSALIASVNGTRRALDSGVSTLEYVVSASDSHSRANVGRDTHASTALIDEIVGIAHDAGATLEVIIATAWDCPFDGPTPPERVTAIVTHAVAAGADRISIADTIGTTTPRRVTELAAQVFPLIGDLPLGAHFHNTRGTGLASAYAAVQAGITRLDASVGGLGGCPFAPGASGNIATEDLVYLLRDCGIDTGVDLDAAIRAGRVAIGAVGGGDGSALMRAGDRKLATGEPR; encoded by the coding sequence ATGAACGTCACCCTCCGCGACGTCGCCATGCGAGACGGATTGCAAATCGAGGAGCCGATCTCACTCGACGCCAAAGTGGAACTGTTGCAAGCCATCTGCGATACCGGGGTGACCGAGGTCGAGGTGACCGCGTTCGTCTCACCCAGCAAGGTACCCGCACTCGCCGATGCCGCCAACCTCTGCACGCACCTCGGCGAGTTTCCCGATGTGCGGTTCTCGGCGTTGATCGCCTCGGTCAACGGCACCCGCCGTGCGCTCGACTCCGGTGTGAGCACTCTGGAATATGTTGTCTCGGCCTCTGATTCACACAGCCGGGCCAATGTCGGACGCGACACCCACGCGTCGACGGCACTGATCGACGAGATCGTCGGTATCGCCCACGACGCGGGAGCCACACTCGAGGTGATCATTGCGACCGCCTGGGACTGCCCGTTCGACGGCCCGACGCCGCCGGAGCGGGTCACCGCGATCGTCACCCACGCGGTGGCGGCGGGCGCCGACCGCATCAGTATCGCCGACACCATCGGCACGACGACCCCGAGACGGGTGACTGAGCTTGCCGCACAGGTGTTCCCGTTGATCGGTGATCTGCCGCTGGGCGCACACTTCCACAACACGCGGGGTACCGGGTTGGCGAGTGCCTACGCCGCCGTGCAGGCCGGCATCACCCGGCTCGATGCCTCGGTCGGCGGACTCGGCGGATGCCCCTTCGCACCCGGTGCGAGCGGCAATATCGCCACCGAGGATCTCGTCTATCTGTTGCGCGACTGCGGCATCGACACCGGCGTCGATCTCGATGCCGCCATCCGCGCCGGACGCGTCGCCATCGGTGCGGTCGGTGGCGGTGACGGGAGCGCGCTGATGCGCGCGGGCGATCGGAAGCTCGCCACCGGCGAGCCACGCTAG
- the hisN gene encoding histidinol-phosphatase, with protein sequence MTSHPVPESDDSDLGIALSLAIAADDLTMARFGALDLQVSQKPDLTPVSDADLACEEMIREHLSRRRPDDVVLGEEFGGEATRSGRQWVIDPIDGTKNFVRGVPVWATLIALLVDGVPTVGVVSAPALRRRWWAAQGQGAFAEFDGRTRSLSVSGVADVASASLAFSSLSGWAQAGIRDKFIALTDEVWRVRGYGDFFNYCLVAEGAVDITAEPEVSLWDLAALDILVREAGGRFTALDGTPGPRGGNAVASNGLLHDAVLTALAAD encoded by the coding sequence GTGACCTCCCACCCCGTTCCCGAATCCGACGATTCCGACCTCGGTATCGCGCTGTCGCTGGCGATCGCCGCCGACGATCTCACCATGGCGCGTTTCGGGGCGCTGGACCTACAGGTGTCGCAGAAACCCGACCTCACCCCGGTCTCCGACGCCGATCTGGCCTGCGAGGAGATGATCCGCGAGCACCTGTCGCGCCGGCGTCCCGACGACGTCGTACTCGGCGAGGAGTTCGGTGGCGAGGCGACGAGATCGGGACGCCAGTGGGTGATCGACCCGATCGACGGGACCAAGAACTTCGTGCGCGGTGTTCCGGTGTGGGCAACGTTGATCGCGCTGCTCGTCGACGGCGTTCCGACGGTCGGTGTGGTCTCGGCGCCCGCGCTGCGTCGGCGTTGGTGGGCAGCGCAGGGCCAGGGTGCGTTCGCGGAGTTCGACGGCCGCACCCGGTCGTTGTCGGTGTCGGGCGTCGCCGACGTGGCCTCGGCGAGCCTGGCGTTCTCCAGTCTGTCCGGGTGGGCGCAGGCAGGCATCCGCGACAAGTTCATCGCGCTCACCGACGAGGTGTGGCGGGTGCGCGGATACGGCGACTTCTTCAACTACTGTCTCGTCGCCGAGGGCGCGGTCGACATCACCGCAGAGCCCGAGGTCTCACTGTGGGATCTCGCGGCCCTCGACATCCTCGTCCGAGAGGCCGGTGGACGCTTCACCGCGCTCGACGGGACGCCCGGCCCCCGGGGTGGCAACGCGGTGGCCAGCAACGGACTGCTGCACGACGCGGTACTCACCGCGCTCGCCGCGGACTGA